In a genomic window of Besnoitia besnoiti strain Bb-Ger1 chromosome XI, whole genome shotgun sequence:
- a CDS encoding hypothetical protein (encoded by transcript BESB_019700): MYQDLEQCARVAGSRWEAECDGARRRALQSAADVMTRECGIYEDAFFQCYRHGFRLQGCEGEKSTTQLLRCQKTVADRVLRL, from the exons ATGTACCAGGATCTCGAGCAATGCGCTCGCGTCGCAGGGTCGCGCTGGGAGGCGGAGTGCGACggagctcgtcgccgcgcgcttcagTCTGCCGCAGACGT gaTGACGCGCGAGTGCGGCATCTACGAGGACGCGTTCTTCCAGTGCTACCGCCACGGATTCCGCCTCCAGggctgcgagggcgagaaAAGCACGactcagctgctgcgctgccaAAAGACCGTCGCGGACCGCGTCTTGCGGCTGTGA